The following are from one region of the Chromobacterium phragmitis genome:
- the rfbC gene encoding dTDP-4-dehydrorhamnose 3,5-epimerase: MQCLDTRLSGVKIIEPKVFGDERGFFFESFNQQRFEQAIGYPVHFVQDNHSRSGSNVLRGLHYQKDPHPQGKLVRVVAGIVYDVAVDIRPGSSSFGQWVGVELSAANKRQLWIPAGFAHGFLTLSDDVEFLYKTTDYWHPELERSIAWNDPDLAIDWPLASPPTLSEKDQQGEAFAALRR, translated from the coding sequence ATGCAATGCCTAGATACCCGCCTGTCCGGCGTCAAAATCATAGAGCCCAAGGTTTTCGGCGACGAAAGGGGCTTTTTCTTCGAAAGCTTCAACCAGCAGCGCTTCGAGCAGGCCATCGGATATCCGGTCCATTTCGTTCAGGACAATCACAGCCGCTCCGGCAGCAATGTGCTGCGCGGCCTGCACTACCAGAAGGATCCGCATCCGCAGGGCAAGTTGGTCCGCGTCGTGGCCGGCATCGTCTACGATGTCGCCGTCGACATCCGTCCCGGCTCCTCAAGCTTCGGCCAATGGGTAGGCGTGGAACTGAGCGCCGCCAACAAACGCCAGTTGTGGATTCCCGCCGGCTTCGCCCATGGCTTCCTCACCTTGAGCGACGACGTGGAATTCCTCTACAAAACTACCGACTACTGGCATCCGGAACTGGAACGCTCCATCGCCTGGAACGACCCCGACCTGGCGATAGACTGGCCGCTCGCCTCTCCTCCAACCCTGTCCGAAAAAGATCAGCAAGGCGAAGCGTTCGCCGCGCTGAGACGCTGA